Proteins from one Argopecten irradians isolate NY chromosome 15, Ai_NY, whole genome shotgun sequence genomic window:
- the LOC138308787 gene encoding E3 ubiquitin-protein ligase ari-1.1-like, translating to MVTAELKIAKLLIFHFNFVFPGYYIFTYRRVTGISICTIDVSQADGPRTVREVKSTVSKSLGIKTDEIEVIKDTTILRNDEKEFRTDGVTEIMIIRKDRRVPIGERTSKEDMFDGDLADGDRIRMSCGHAATPENLYRYCLYKLNSCDLSIKCMECDEVWEFPEISKKADMTDDESVFFSRKMTKVAIDYNNDIRQCPTCGIHCTRLSPDNKQVECVYCKRDGKSMYSFCWECVLPWDAGHNCEKNNINIAQHTLDNCERVKMKYSNISNVPKVRACPNCKLLIEHTGGCKTMDCRNPACKHTFCFSCLKPMNKFGGLQCGNYNSKCTVAPVQKLVI from the exons ttattgatatttcatttcaattttgtgtttccaggatattatatatttacataccgcAGAGTGACAGGTATCTCTATCTGTACCATAGAC GTGTCACAGGCCGATGGACCAAGGACTGTTCGTGAGGTCAAGTCAACTGTTTCAAAGTCACTCGGAATAAAAACTGACGAAATTGAAGTCATCAAAGATACAACAATACTACGGAATGATGAAAAGGAATTCCGAACTGATGGCGTTACTGAAATCATGATCATCAGAAAAGATAGACGAGTGCCAATCGGAGAGAGGACAAGCAAGGAAGACATGTTTGACGGTGATTTGGCGGACGGGGATCGTATCAGAATGAGTTGTGGACATGCAGCAA CCCCAGAAAACCTGTATAGATATTGCTTATACAAGCTCAATAGCTGTGATCTGTCGATCAAGTGTATGGAATGTGATGAAGTTTGGGAATTTCCAGAGATATCCAAGAAAGCTGATATGACCGATGACGAATCTGTATTTTTCTCCAGGAAAATGACAAAAGTTGCCATCgattataacaatgatataagaCAATGTCCTACCTGTGGGATCCATTGTACAAGACTGAGCCCAGACAATAAACAAGTGGAGTGTGTCTATTGTAAAAGAGACGGAAAATCCATGTACTCCTTCTGCTGGGAATGTGTTTTACCTTGGGATGCAGGTcacaattgtgaaaaaaataacatcaacaTTGCCCAACACACTCTTGATAACTGCGAGCGCGTCAAAATGAAATACAGTAACATATCCAATGTACCAAAGGTTCGCGCATGTCCAAACTGTAAACTGCTCATCGAACACACCGGCGGATGTAAGACAATGGATTGTCGTAATCCAGCATGTAAACATACTTTCTGTTTCAGCTGTCTGAAGCCTATGAATAAATTTGGAGGACTCCAGTGTGGCAATTATAACTCCAAATGTACAGTTGCTCCTGTTCAGAAACTTGTAATATAG